TTCGCCCACCTCCGCCTGCACCATCACGACACCGCGACGGATGCCGGGGAAGGTCTCCATGAAGTGGAGGAGCACCGGAACGCTGACGTTGTACGGCAGGTTCGCGACAAGGACGTCAGGGTCGCCGGGAAGCTCGGTCACCCGCAGCGCGTCGGCCGCGATAACCCGGAGAGCGCCGTCGGGCACGCCGTGCGCGGCGGCCGTGCGCGGAAGTCGCTCGGCGAGGCGGTGATCGATCTCGACGGCCGTCACGGGCGCGCCGGTCTCGAGGATCGCAAGGGTGAGGGATCCGAGCCCGGGACCGACCTCGACGACATGGTCGTCGGCGGTGACACGGGCGACGTGCACGATCTTGCGGACCGTGTTGGCATCCACGACGAAGTTCTGCCCGAGCTTCTTCGTCGGAGTGACGTCCAGGTCGGCGGCGAGCGCGCGGATCTCGGCGGCCCCGAGCAGTGTGACGGCCATCCCCCCAGCCTACTTGGCGCACGCCGGCACCCTCGTGGGCGGTCAGGGTGCGCGGTCAGGCGAGAGCGGCGGCGCGCGCGGCGGCCGGGAGGGCGGCGATCACCTCGCCGAGTGCGGTCTCGTCGTGGGCGGCCGTGAGGAACCACGCCTCGAACGCCGACGGCGGCAGGCTCACGCCGGCCTCGAGCATGGCGTGGAAGAAGCGCGCGTAGGACGCGGCATCCTGACGCTGCGCCGTCGCGTAGTCGGGCACGCCGCCGACCACCTCGGGCCCGAAGAACACGCTGAACAGCGTGCCCGCCCGCTGGACGACGTGCGGCACGCCCGCCTCGGTGAGCGCCTCGCCAACGGCGGTCGCGACGGTGTCGGCGGCGGATGCGAGGCGGCGGTACACGTCGTCGTCGGCGAGCCGTAGCGTCGCGAGGCCGGCGGCGACCGCGACGGGGTTCCCGCTGAGGGTGCCTGCCTGATACACCGGCCCCGTGGGCGCCAGGAGGTCCATGACGTCGGCGCGGCCGGCGACGGCGGCCACCGGCATCCCGCCGCCGATGACCTTGCCGAAGGTGACGAGATCGGGGATCACCGGTTCCCCGGCCTCCCGCAGCACCTGCGCGTATCCGCCGGCGGCGGCGCGGAAGCCCGTGAGCACCTCGTCGCTGATGAGGAGCGCGCCCTCTGCCCGGACGAGGGCCTGCAGCGCCGCGGAGAACCCGGATGCCGGGGCCACGACTCCCATGTTGGCGGCGG
This genomic window from Candidatus Microbacterium phytovorans contains:
- the hemL gene encoding glutamate-1-semialdehyde 2,1-aminomutase, translating into MTGNEELFARAQRVIPGGVDSPVRAYGSVGGTPRFVTSAQGPYVTDADGRRYVDLVASWGPALLGHAHPEVVEAVVAAARRGLSFGAPTAAEAELAELIAARVPGVEKVRLVSTGTEATMTAIRLARGATGRDLLIKFAGHYHGHSDGLLAAAGSGLATFALPGSAGVPEAVAAQTLVVPYNDIDALEAAFAAHPGRIAAVITEAAAANMGVVAPASGFSAALQALVRAEGALLISDEVLTGFRAAAGGYAQVLREAGEPVIPDLVTFGKVIGGGMPVAAVAGRADVMDLLAPTGPVYQAGTLSGNPVAVAAGLATLRLADDDVYRRLASAADTVATAVGEALTEAGVPHVVQRAGTLFSVFFGPEVVGGVPDYATAQRQDAASYARFFHAMLEAGVSLPPSAFEAWFLTAAHDETALGEVIAALPAAARAAALA
- the rsmA gene encoding 16S rRNA (adenine(1518)-N(6)/adenine(1519)-N(6))-dimethyltransferase RsmA encodes the protein MAVTLLGAAEIRALAADLDVTPTKKLGQNFVVDANTVRKIVHVARVTADDHVVEVGPGLGSLTLAILETGAPVTAVEIDHRLAERLPRTAAAHGVPDGALRVIAADALRVTELPGDPDVLVANLPYNVSVPVLLHFMETFPGIRRGVVMVQAEVGERLAAPPGSKVYGAPSVKAAWYGSWRLAGTVSRQVFWPVPGVDSVLVAFDRDAEARGSEDERRLTFRIVDAAFQQRRKMLRQALSSVLGGNAASASAVLEDAGVAPTARGEELAIEDFVAIARAHVM